A region of the Gemmatimonas sp. UBA7669 genome:
ACGGAGGCGGGATTCGAGGTGCGCACGGCAAATCGCCAAGGAACCGAAATTATTCACGCCACGATTGTCAACGAGGTTCTTGGAGCGGACTTGGCGATCTGCGATCTCACGGAGCACAACCCTAACGTACTTTTCGAACTAGGGATGCGTCTTGCGCATGAGTTGCCTGTCGCATTGATCCACGCTGAGGGCACGGACCGAGTGTTCGATGTGGACAATGTGCTGCGAGTGCTGGCGTACAGCCCCAACCTCTGGCGTACGACGATCGAGTCAGACGTACCTGCGCTCAAGGCGCACGTGGAGGCCACTTGGGAAAATCGAGAGAAGAACGAGACATACCTCGGCGTACTGAAGAAGCTCCGGACCGCGAAGTGACACCTAACGATGCCTGCTGCAGTCGGACGCCTTTTCGGAAGCTCGCCGCGCGCGCATCGAGTTGGAGCGCCCGCTGCAGAAGCCGGCGTTAGGCGTCGCTAGCGTTCCCCAAAGGCTGCCCATGCGTGACCCTAGATTTTCGGCTTTCTTTCGGCTAGAATTAGAAGTCCTCTTTGGGAGATCCCGATGAACATGGTGCAGCGCAAAGCTCCTGTCTTCCCGATGTGCAAAGTCGCGGAGTACTCGGTTTCTGCGAGCTCCACTCGGCGGCGGTCATTGGTTCGAGCACAGATAAAGCAGGTATTGGATGACTCTGAAAAGCGCCGCTGGTGGTATGTCGAGGCGAAGACGGAGATCCGGAAGTATTTGCGGCTGCCACTGAGTACTCGCCGCGATCTAACCGCAGGCGCGAATCGACTCCGAGATTCGGCGGCTTCCGAAGCGAAGAAGTCCAAGCAGGACTCCCTGCTGGGTTCCGCCCGCGCGATTGAAGCTTTCGCACCGATCGCGGATTCAGTTCGGTCGGACAAGGTCATCGCTTCGGCGGGACAGCGTGAGGGTGCGCGAATTCAGCGCGGCAATGTCCAGATCGTTGTAGCTCCCGACCTCCTGCTCCTTGAGCGTGGTACCGAGAGAGTCGTCGGTGCGATCAAGCTACACGCCTCACAAGAGTTCAAGCTTAGCGGCGAGGCGTTACTGAACGCGTCGTCGATTCTCTACACGTATCTCGGCGAGCACGGGGATCACCCCGTCAAAGCACACTGCAAAGTTGTGGACTTGTTTGCTCCTGCGTGCGAGGCTGCACCGGCCAGCCTCAAACGTCGCATGCAGGCAGTTGAAGCGGCTTGCCAGGAAATTGAAGGCTGGTGGGATGCGATGTACGACGAAATCCGATTGGAGATGGAAGCCAAACACCGTAGAGCAGAGTAGCGCACTCGGTGTCCGCAGTGAACCGTGACGCCTGACCTTGCGTTGCCCCTGATAGGGCCATTGAGGATTGCTCCCTGTTCGCTGCGCTCACTGGTCGCGTTCTGTTGAAGGGCCCTGCAAGAGAACGTGAGCGTTAAACAATTGGCCTTCAACGTCTATGTCCTTTATCCCCGAAGTACGCCTCGCGGTCAATCAGTACGTCGACGCGCATCTGCCTTCCGCCGCTTGGTACTCTCGGTACTTCGATTTTGTGGCAGACGCCGAGTTGGCTGATCGCCTGTCTGAGGAGTTTAGGGCGGCGCGGTCAGTATATAAGTTGCTGCGCGGCCTCGACCCCACTGATTGGTTACAGCGCGCCCAAGTGCGAATGCAGGTACTGCAGTACGCATCCATATATGAGGCGGTGATCCATCATCTTCTCTTCGATCGCTTCAGTGACGAATCAAGTGTACGCGAGCTTGTGGAGTTCAAAGTCCTCAAACGTATCTCGATTCCAACCGCTAAGTTGGAGATGCTAAGAACTGCGCTGAGCCACAACGGACAGGAGATAATTCCAACGTATCAAGGAATCGGTCGGAATGACGAGACTAAGGTTCGCTTCGATGCTAAGGTCGATTGCGCTGTAAGGCTTGGCCTTCTTGACGTAGGGCTTGCAGCGGAGATCGCCCAGATCTACGAAGCGCGGAATGCCGTCCACATTCACGCCGAACTTCGCAAAGGTCTTCAGTACGAGATTGAGCTTGCGCGGATGGCCTATCGACGAATGGAGCCCTTCCGTGACCAGCTGGTAGCTTCACTCCGTCTTCGCGGTAAGCTTCCTGAAGGTGGGGGGCAGCCAATGACATTCAGCGAGCGGGACGTCTAAAGATCGATGAAGCTGACAAAGGCGCCCAGCGATAATGCCTTTAGTGTACTTCAAACTTGCGCCTTCGCGGCTTAGTTTTGGCGTTCGCCAACGTCCCGGACTCCTGTCCTCACGCAAGTCAGCTAGCTGAACTTTCCCCCAACAGCGAGGCGAATCGTTGCGCTACGACCTGTTCATTTGTCATGCATCAGAGGACAAGTCCACCATCGCCCGAGCGCTCGCTGAGTCGCTCGTTGCTCAGGATCTTGCTGTGTGGTATGACGAGTATTCGCTTCTCATCGGAGATTCGATTCGTCAAGCAATCGATCGTGGGCTATCAGAGTCTCGATTCGGTGTGGTCATCCTTAGTCCGGCATTCTTCGCAAAGCGGTGGACTCAGTACGAGCTAGACGGGATTGTGAACAGGGAAATGATTGCTCCAACGAGCGTCCTGCTTCCGGTCTGGCACAACGTCACCGCTGACATTGTCGCAGCATACTCTCCTTCCTTAGCCGGACGGGTTGGGGCAGATACGTCGAATGGTGTTTCTGCGGTTGTCGATGAGATCTTGAAGGTTGTGAGGCCGCGAGCAAGTCCACTGGTCGTCGCTCGAGAGGAGTTGGTTCGCAGAGGTGTAACTCCCCCCACCATAGCGAATGAGTTCTGGCTCGACGTTGTCGAGGCCGCAAATCGAGTTCCCGCAACCGGAGCCGCTGTGCCAGACGAGTCGACATGGGGTCGATGGAGTTTCCCCCTGCCGGGCGTAGATGGCACACCTGAGCAGCGTGGTTTTCGACTAGCGTGGACAGCAATGCAACTTGCCTGGACCACAGACGCGGATCACACGCCAATAGAACTGTGCACCCGACCCGAGGAAATTTGGAGCTTCTTGAATCGGAATGCCGGGCTTCTGGAAGTGTGCAAGAAGTTCCCTGAGCTAGTCGCCGAGTACGCGCCGCAGGCCACGATTCGAAACTTTGGAGGCCCGCTCGAATCGCTCTTCGATGAGGCGGCTCGCATGTCACCGCACGATGCTGATTCTGCCGAGTTGTGGTGCCTCCGGTCGCCCACGTTTCTCGGGCTCTCTCCGAGCAGAGTCGCTTACGCTTATTTCAGCGGAGGCATCTTCGGGCCGGAGGTACGTTTGCACGAAGGTGCAGACTACCTCTTCTGGCTTCTCTCACAGTCGAGCAAATGGCTCCCTGAAAATATCCACCAAGTTCTACTTCTCGGCATGAGCCAGATTAAGCATGTGTGGCTGTGGCACGGGTGGGGTTCCGGTGACGGCGAAGCGTGGGAGCACCAAGGTGCTTTCGCGGAGCAGTTGTACGCGGCCGAGGAAAGCGCACGTACCAATTTCTCGTGGACCGAGAAGACGAGATCCGATGTTCGCGGACGAAGCCAGCGCGCGATCGAGCGCCTTGGTTTGGACTCGACGCCAGACGAACTTACCAATCGCTTCATAGATGCTGGAGTAGCGGCCATTTCTCTTCGCTTTTCGGCTGAACGAATGGCCTCTGGAAGAGCACGCCTTGTCGAATAGCTGGCTGCGTTACGCTGGCTGACTTCGCGCCCGACGTCCATCAGGAGACCTAACATATGACAGCACCGAGAGCCTTTCAGGCACGAGTCAATCCTCTAGCCTTCCCTGAGGTAGACGAGCCTTTCGCGAGCATCGTCAACCAGCCGGTGAGCGCGGAAGCAGTACTCCGCTTTGCAACCGGAATCGACGTGGTAAGCGACCTCGATAGCACGATCGCACGGTATCGTGAAATTAGCCCGGAGCCGATGCAACTTAGCTTCGCGCCACTCGATCGTCGCGTAGATCAGAAGTTGATTTCACCGCTTCGTGCGGCGAAGGCCGCGTACATGCTTGGAACACCGATGGCAACAGTAGCGCTCAGCGGAGCGGTTGCCGAGATGGTCGCCGTACTCATATGGGAAATGGCGGAAGTCACAGTGAATGGAGAATCAATCACAACCGATTTAGAGCTTGCGCTTTTCGGATATGCGTTTGAGAAGCTTGGTCAAGAGCGGCGCGTCTCGGTCCTTAAGGCCTACGGATTGATCCCACATGAGGCTGTGGACGACTTCACCCAGATACGACTGCTTCGGAAGAAGTATCTCCACTTGTGGTCTCAGGATTATGGCTCGCTGACCGTTGATGCGGTGTCATGCTATCACGCCGCAGTAAGGCTAGCCGTGCGTGCAATCGGTCAAATCGGCGATGGCGGCATGATTGCGCTCACGGGGGCAATGCTGCGCTACTTGGAACGGGCGGGTCACTTAGAAGACACCGACTTCCGAGATTCATTAGAACAACCAAGGCGAGAACCAGACTCTGACACCGCTGTCTGACGAATCACTGCTGCCGACAGGGCGTGTTCGGTACGCGGCTGGCTCACTCCGCTCGCTTGCCGCATAATTTTCAGGCCCTGCGTCAGAACTTCGCGTAAATCGGCAAACCTTGGAGGTCCGATGCAAGTCAGTCGAGTGCTCAGGGGAGTTGTCGGGACTGCCCTTACGTGGGGAGTGGCTTTCACCGTGCTCGCCGCTCCGGCGCTGCTCTGGATGTTCACCCACGTACCGGCAAACGAGAGCGCCCTCGGACAGGTCTGGCGTTGGTCTACGGAGTACTTCCCGATCGCGTTCCGCCAGGGCGCACTGCTCGGGGCTGGCTACGCGGGCGCCCTACTCCTGCTTGGCCGTCGACCGCGCTCGGTACACGACTTCTCGTACGTCACTGTTGGTATTATCGGGGGACTGGCCGCCGTCGCTACCACCGTCGTCGGCAAGCTCGCCGGCGTCGGGGTGATCACGGGCCCGCTGATCTTGCTCTTGGGAGTCACTACGTCCACGCTCTCACTGGCGATCGCCAGGCGCGCTCCTGAGGGCCGCGTCCTTCATTCGCCGGACGAGGGACGGCTACCGGCCGCTTAACGGGTCGTTGTGGCCGACGGGGCTGGGATCGTGGTGGCGACTGGCTCATTTCGTTCGGCTGTCGCATTGTTATGGGGCCCCGCGGCAGAGTATTGTGTTCCGAGGCCCACTACTCGAGAGAATCATGCGAATCCTTGATCACCCCTTGAGCACCCGGCGCTTCCTGCAGATTGGCTTGGTTGTCGCCGGCGCAGTCACTGGCGCGGTCTTCGGCCTTGTCCTAACCCGGCTCGGCAAGATCGCGACGGGCGCCCCGCCAACGACTATTGCGAACTATCTGTGGAATGCCGCCGTCTTTGGTGCCATCGCGGCGGTCGTGAGCCCGGTGTTCACGTGGTCGGAGCTCCGCCCGGTACCGCTCTGGCGTACGCTCGTTGAGCCGCTCGCCGCCGCAGTCGCTGGCGGCTGTGCCGCGGTGATCATCGGAGTGCCGGTGCTGATTCTTGTGTTGCCGCCGCTTGGCCTTGGGTTGGGCATCGCCAATCTCCGGCGCCGGTATCCGGACAACGTCAACGCCCAAGCGTTGGCAGCAGGTCCGGAAATGCCGCGTGTCGGGGAGTGGCCGACCGCACCGTTCCATGAAAAACGAATCTCTGCACAACGTATCGCTGCTGCCGACCGGACAACCATAAGATTTCGGCTGGCTCACTCCGTTCGCCTGTCGCAATATGGCCGGGCTCCGGGCCAGAGCTTGGCGTTGGACTAAACTCATACGTCAACCAGTCAACATGAATATCGTTCGCAGTATAAAAAATGTCCTCGGTGTCGTAGTGCTGGCTTCGACCGCGCAGTCGCTACTCGCGCAAAGCACGTTCGCGCCGGTTGCCGAAGCGGTCACCGTGCCGCGCGCACCGGGGCACCTCGAGGGCACCCTGCTCGTACCTCGCACGAGTACGCCGGTGCCTGTCGTATTGCTCATCGCCGGCTCCGGTGCGACGGACCGCGACGGGAACGGGCCGGGCTACGCGCCCGGGACACTCCGCCAACTTGCCGAATCACTTGCCGTGCGCAACGTCGCGACGCTGCGCTTCGACAAACGGTATCTTGGTGGGAGTCTGTCAGCGAGCGTGCCGGAGGTGCAGTTGACCTTCGAGCTGTTGGCCGAGGACGTGGCGGCGTGGGTCCACAGTCTTGCTGCCGACCGTCGCTTCACGCGCGTCATCGTGGCGGGGCACAGCGAGGGGGCCCTACTTGGACTTCTCGCCATGCGACAGTCGCCCGGCGCCGCCTACGTCTCGCTCGCCGGTTTCGCGCGTCCGGCCTACGAGGGACTGCATGACCAGTTGGCTGCGGCTTTGCCGGCGCCACTGCTTACCCAATCAGACCGCATTCTGGAGCGCCTGAAACGCGGTCAGCGCACCGATTCAGTACCGCCGGGGCTCGCGTCCGTATTCCGGCCGAGCGTGCAGCCGTACATGATCTCGTGGTTCAAATACTCGGGCCGAGAGGAGATCGCGCGTCTCACCAAGCCGTGCCTGATTGTTCAGGGTGATCGCGACCTCCAGGTTGCGCCGACCGAGGCAGACCTGTTGCTGGAAGCGAACCCGCGCTGCGCGGTTTTGCGGATAGCGGACATGAATCACGTACTCAAGGAGACGACGGCCGGTGATCCGTCAGGGCAGCTCCCGACGTACAGAGCGCCAGACCCACGGTTGGCGCCAAGACTTGTGGACGCGATCGCCGCATTCGCCAAGGCCGGGGCGCCATAGGTTGCTAGCCAATCCGAGTGGCGACGGGCGGTGGATCCTATCGGGAGTTGCGCGTCTGGCGTAGATTTCAGGGAAACAGGTCTCCCTCTATGTCACACAACGAACTCCTGGCGCGCATCACCATTCGTCCCGAGCAGTGTGGGGGCCGCCCCTGCATTCGCGGGATGCGCATGCGCGTGATCGACGTACTGGAACTTTTGGCGGCTGGCGAGTCGCAGGCGCAGATCCTGGAGGACTACCCGTACCTGGAGGCGGACGATATCGCAGCGTGTCTGTTGTACGCTGCACGTCGTCTGAATCACCCCAACGTCGCGGCATAGGGCGTGCCGGTAGAACCCGGTGCGAGCTCCGCAAAGGTCCAGGTTTGGGTGGATGCGCAGTTGCCTCCTGCGCTGGCCCGCTGGTTGAGCGACACGCATGGTGTCGCAGCGAGGCACGTCGAGGATGTGGAGCAGCTCTCGGCAGAGGATTCAGAGATCTTCGCGGCGGCGCGCGCCGTGGAAGCGAGCGTGGTTGTGACGAAGGACGAGGACTTTGTGCTCTTGGTGGAGCGATTCGGCCCTCCGCCTCAGATTGTCTGGGTCACCTGTGGGAACATCCGAAACGCAGAACTTCGCGACCTGGTACTCGGTGCGTGGCCACGCGTCGCGGAATTGCTAGCGAGCGGCGAGCCGTTGGTTGAGATAGGTCGTCGTGTCTAACGCGCGCTAGGCGGCCAACCTCGGAGGTCCGATGCAAGTCCGTCGAGTGCTCAGGGGAGTCACGACGTCCACCCTCTCACTCGCGATCGCCAGGCACGCTCCCGAGGGCCGCCTCCTCCAATCGTCGGACGAGCCGCGGCCACCGGCCGCTCAGTGGGTGATCGCTGCCGCCGGGCCGGCTACCGCTGTCGCATTGCCTTCAGATTTCGCGAAAGAGCTTTCCGTTCGACTGCTGGTATCTGTCAACCAGAACGAGAGGATGTGTTCATGAAGTGCCTCGCCTTGATTCTCGGACTTGTCTCGTGCGTGCCGTTCCAAGCCGGCGCCCAAGGCCGCGCGGACACCGCTCGTCGCATCGTCATTCCCCTCGAGCGTGCTGTCGATGATCAACCGACCGGGGCCCTCAGCGGACAAACCAACATCTTCTTCTCGCCAGTGTCCGAAGCGGCTGTCGATTCGGTGCTCATGGCCAAGGAATGGATGCGACCGGAGATCGCGGACGTCATTGATCAAGCTGGAGTGCAGAAAGTTCCGTGTTCTCCGCTACACCATTGAAGGTGATACCACACGTCGATACGTGCTCGACACGGCAGGCACACTGGATTTCACGAATGGCCTACCTCTCACGTTCGAACGTATCGGTGAGGTGATGGTCGCCAGGGCGTCAGTACGCGTTCGCGCTGCAAGTGGACAGGAAGTCACGGTGCCCATCCAGGTGATGTACGCTGGCAAGTACACATACGCACGCATTACGGAAATGCGGACTGGTTACGCCGAGATTGGCAATCGCAAATACGCGGTTCGGGTTCAGCCGCGAAGCCGAGGTCATCCGTTTTATGCCAACACCATTGGAACACGGTTTCTGATCGACCTCGACTCCGACGGGGTTTTCTCGACGGCTACATCCCGGCTGGTCAATGGACGACCCGTTGCCTCGGAAGAAGCTGAACCCGAGACTCCTTTCGCTTTGTCCGGCGTGTACTACGACATCGAGTCCATCGACCCGCTGGGCAGCATGCTGGTTCTTCGACCAACGACAAGCACCACGGCCGTCGCAGCAGGATTCAAGCCGCCGCAGTTTGTAGCGCTCGATCTGACTGGCCGTACGGTCACACTTTCGAATAGCCAGCAGAAGCCCATCCTGCTGGAGTTCTGGTCTACCGAATGCCCCTATTCGGAGGCGATTCGGGAGTCGCTCAACGCGCTCTATTCAAGCCGGAGCGAAGAGTTTGCGTGGATCGCCATGTCGCGAGAAACGAGTGGGGCGACAGTGGGAGAGTTCCTGCGAAGCAAGCCTCGGCTGGCTCAAGTGGTGTTGGCCGACACGGCGACGTGGAAACGATTCAATCCAAAGCCGATAACCCCGCTTTTTGTCTTGCTGGACTCGCAGGGAACGATCGCGTATGTCACATCGGGCGCTGACGCCTTGCCGGCGATCGTCGCAAAGTTGAATGAACTTCGCGTGGCCCGCCGGTAGCTCACTGCGGCATATCGCCATGCATCGTCACTCCAGTTTCTTCTCGCCAATGTCCCCTCTCGCCCGCGTTGCTCTTGCCGTCCTGCTGTGCTGCAGCGTGCCAGCCCGTCCGGCGCTCGCTCAAGCAACGCTGCCGCGCTCGGCCACTGGGCAGTTCCTGTCCGACTGGGTCGACGCGGTCAACGCTGGGGATAGCGCGACCTTTGAACGGCTCAGGCTGAGGGCGCCAGGTGTGCTGCTGCCGAAGCCAGCAACTGGCACGGCAGGCAGTGGACTTGTCCTTGAGCGCGTCCTCGCGAGTGACGAACGCCATGTTGAAGCCGTGCTCCGTGGTGGCGAGCCGGCGAGCCAGCGATTGGTGGTGCTCACCACCCCGAAGGGTGATGCGTCTCGCATCGCGAGTTTTGTGCTGGTGACCATCCCGTCGGGTCGGCCACTCGACGAGTTGCTGGTGTCACCCGAGCAAAAGCAGCGGGTGCTCGATGGCGCATCGCGCGCGCTGCGCGAGCATCATGTCTTGGCGGAAGTCGGCTCCATGGTCGCGGATACGATTCAGTCGCGCGCGGAGCGCGGAGCGTACCGGAGCAGCGCAGCCGGTCGCTACTTGGCCGAACTGCTGACCACGGAGCTCCGCGAAATCAGCAGCGACCGGCATCTGGGGGTGGACTCCAGCGTCCCGAAGCTCCCAGTGGACTTTGCTGCGCCGCCGTGAAGACAAGGATGCGACTGACAACAATGATTGCGCGGGGAGTCAGGTAGGGCCGTGGACATCTGGTCTGACGAAAGCGTGCAGGGGCGCATCGCAGATTCGGTGCCGGTGTTCGTCCTGACGTCTCGCCGCACCTTCTCGGCGGGCGAAGCGTTCGCGTATCAGCTGCAGATGCTGAAACGGGCAACCATTGTCGGTGAGGTCACTGGCGGAGGAGCGCGCCCTTCTCGTCCCCGTCGGCTCGACGATCACTTCGCCATCAACGTGCCCTATGCCCGAATGATCAATCCTGTCTCCGGTACCGACTGGGAGGGGGTTGGCGTGCAGCCGGATGTGCGGGTATCAGAGGGAGACGCGTTGGACACGGCACGTCGCCTGGCGGCGGCACGCCTCGCACAACGCCGCTAGGCCGCGCGTGAGGTCCTGGCTCAATGGCCTTACGTTGCTTTCGACAGGCTTTCACGGATTGCTCCGTGCCTGCGCTGCTGACCGGTAGGGCCTTGTTGCAGGCTCCGGCAAATGAGCGTATGCTTTTGGTGCGAAAGCCTCCCATTTCCTTGTGTTCTTGAGCCATCCCACATGCCTTCGTCTGCAGTGTTCCGTACCGTATGGGTCGCCAGTCTTGCATCGTTGACCTTTGTCGGCGCCGCCTATTCGCAGCCGATAAAGCCGTCGGTGGTGATCACGAGCGCAAGCGGCAACGTCGTCGAGGTGATTGGCCTGCGCCGCTGGACGGTGCAGATGATCCAGGATTCGCTCGATCGCTACTCTCCCGGTGATTCGATCACGAAGCACAACTGTGCCGTGGTCATGCGCTACAAGCTGGGCTTCGCTGACGCCTCCGCCATCACCCTTTCGGGATACAACACAGGCACGCGCATGGTACTCGTTGTGCGCGAGCCGCAGGACTCCGGGCTCGTGCAGTATCGGGATCTGCCGCTGGATTCGACGCCCGTGCATCCCCGCTGGGGAACGGCAGTGCAGCAGCTGCGCCGTGTGCCCATGACCCTGAACTGGATCGCGCGTCGGTGGCAGGGCGATTCTCTGTCGTATGTCGACGCCGCTGAGCGCAGGCAGACCGACTCGATCATTCAGGCCCTGCGCCCATTCGTTACCGAAGGCGATCGCGTGGAAGCGCTGCGCGTGCTGCAGACGGATCGCAATATGGCGTCACGTGCGGTCGCCGCTCTGCTCCTCATTCCGCACCTGCAGCGAGACGACAGCTGGCTCGCGCTGTTGGAGACCGCACGGGAGAGCGACGGCTGGGCCAAGGGCGCGGCGTTCTCCGTATTGCGCAGTCAGGAGTCACGCGCGAGTCCGGTGAACTGGACGCCAGTTGCGCCGACACTACGCATGCTGCTCAATGGCAGCGCCAACGCGTTTGAGTACGCGGCCATTCTCAACCGAACGGGAGTACAGCCATCCGACGCCCCCATGCTGCTCGCCGGGGGCGGTGAGATGCTGATCGCTTTCGCTACATCCCAGACCCCGATGTTGGCACAGGAGAGCCGGAGGCTGTAGATTACGCTTCGCGGAGAGGATTTGGGTGACGCCCCGGCAGCGTGGCAGGAGTGGGTGGCGACGCTGCGCCCCTGATTGGGCGGCAATAGCATGGGGCGGTTCACCGGGGTAAAGATTCTTCGCGTGATTGCTTGTACTCGCTCGTTCAGCGACGGAAGCTCGCACGGGCCGCAGTTCAAACTTGATGTCGGAGCGTTTGTGAGGTGCACGAAGGCTGTTGTACTGGTCCTTTCGCTACTTGCGGCCCCTGGATTGTTGGGCGCGCAGCGCGTGGAAGACGTGACCTTTTCAAGTCACGGCGTATCGCTTTCGGGCTCGATTGCCTGGCCGGTCGACAAGCCGGCTATTGCAGCGGTGGTCTTCATCCACGGATCCGGCCCGCAAACCCGCAATCTCGCTCTTGCCAAACGGTTCGCAGATCGTGGCATCGCGGCGTTGGTTTACGACAAACGTGGCGTCGGGAAGTCTGGTGGCATGTACGAAGGGAATCAGAGCGTCACGGGCATGAACATCGCCTTGCTCGCGGACGATGCCGCTGCGGCGCTGGATTTCCTTGCGGGTCAATCAGCACTCGGCGGTGCCCCAGTCGGCTTCTCTGGCATATCGCAGGCAGGCTGGATTGCCCCACTGGCGGCGACAAAATCCGGACATGCGCGGTTCTTGCTGCTCTGGAGCGCACCGGTCTGCAAGGTGAGCGAGGAGGACATCTACAGCAAATTCACGGGAGACACCGACGGTCCCGATCGTCCCCTGTATGCCACCGCTCTCGCTTCCCGCACTGAGGCGTATGTTTGGCCCGACTTCCTGGGCAGGGATACGGACCCAGCCGAAGATCTTGCCCAGCTGAAGATCCCCGGGTTCTGGATCTTTGGTGGACGCGACGGGAGCATTCCGGTGGATCTGTCGGTGAAAAGGTTGGGCGAGCTCCGCGCAGCCGGACATCGCTTTGAACACACGGTGTTTCCCGAGCAGGGGCATAACAACATGACTGCTACATTCGATGCGGCGGTCGAGTGGCTCAGCAAGGTGGCAACGGTACGCGGATCGCAACCGCACAGCGCGAAGGCGAAGCGATGACCAACGATACTCAGGGCTCATCCTCTTCCTGGAGATGGCGGCGGCTCTTCATCTTGTGGACGCGGACATACGGCTGCTGATGGCTGGCCGCTGGCGGGGAGTGTAACTTTCGAGTTGGCAATCACGTGCGAGGTGTCCGATGGGCCAAACCGGTGAGCTGATGGAGCGCATTACCGTCAACCCCGACCAGTGCGGGGGGCGTCCGTGCGTACGTGGCATGCGCATCCGCGTCAGCGACGTGCTCGAACTTCTGGCCGCCGGCCTGAGCGCTGGTGAGGTAGTCGAGGAACTGCCGGACCTCGAGCTGGCCGACGTTGCAGCCTGCCTTCGCTTTGCCAGCCGGCGCTTGGCGCACCCGACGTTGGCCGCGTAGGCGTCGCGGGGAAGGGACCCATGCCCGTCTGGGCGGTCCAAAGTGCGCCCGGCGCCCTGAACAACATTCTCTAGCGGGCAGGGATGAATTCATGAAGCCATTGACCGTGCAGTCATCGAGCGCGCTTCTGCTGTTTACGCTTTTGCACGCGTGCACCGGCACCACCGAGCGTTCTCCGGTCGGCGTAACCACCCGCGACAGCACTGGCGTCTCCATCGTGGAGCACTCCGCTGCGCACATGGCGAGCCTTCCTGAGTGGACGCTCGATACCATACCGCTGCAGGAACTGCGGGGCGATCAAACCGACGCGCAGTTTGCGCGCGTGCTGGACGCGGAGCAGCGCTCAGACGGCGGCTTCTACGTGGCCGACCAGCAGCACCGGGATATCCGAGCGTATTCGGCGAACGGGGCGTTCGAGCGGGTGGTAAGCCGAGCGGGCCGCGGTCCCGGTGAGGTGGGGTACGTGAGTCGGCTGCAGCTGCTGGTCGGAGACTCACTGGCGTTCGTCGATGCCAACAATCGGCGCGTGTCGGTCTTCGGGCCAGATGGGCAGTTCGCGCGCCAGGTCACGTTCCCTCGCTTCGAAGATGGTTCGTCCGTACGCATCACCATGCAATTGACGGACGGGCGCTTGCTCGGTTCCCTGCGCCTGCCTTTCAAGGAGGCAGCGGAGAATCGCGATTCGGTGTATCGGACGCCGTTTGCTGTGGTGGCGTACCGTGTTCGGCTTTCGAACCCTGCGGACACCGCCGCGCCGCTGGTGGATGTCGATACCATCGCGGTGGTGCCGGATGGCGAGAACTATCGCGCCAACACCACGATGGACGGAGAGACCTGGGCCGATGAGTATCCCCTTCGCTTCGGCCGCGGTACCGCCATGGCATCCGATGGGCGCCGGGTGTTTCTGGCCACCAACGAGACGGCGGAGATCGTGGAGTACGGGCCTCAGGGCATGGTGCGTCGCATTCGGAGCGCACGCACGCCACGTGCTGTCACGGCCGAGGACCGAAATCGCCTGCAGACCGACGTGCTGAATGAGGTGGAGAAGAGCGGGCGTCCTGCGGCGGCCAAGGTCGACGCCAAGCGTATGATCGAGGGCTGGCGGTATGCGGCCGTGCATGCTTTCATCGATCGGCTGCTGGTGGGCACCGACGGCAGCATCTGGGCAGAAGACCCGTGGGTGCTTGAAGATGACCCGC
Encoded here:
- a CDS encoding 6-bladed beta-propeller — translated: MKPLTVQSSSALLLFTLLHACTGTTERSPVGVTTRDSTGVSIVEHSAAHMASLPEWTLDTIPLQELRGDQTDAQFARVLDAEQRSDGGFYVADQQHRDIRAYSANGAFERVVSRAGRGPGEVGYVSRLQLLVGDSLAFVDANNRRVSVFGPDGQFARQVTFPRFEDGSSVRITMQLTDGRLLGSLRLPFKEAAENRDSVYRTPFAVVAYRVRLSNPADTAAPLVDVDTIAVVPDGENYRANTTMDGETWADEYPLRFGRGTAMASDGRRVFLATNETAEIVEYGPQGMVRRIRSARTPRAVTAEDRNRLQTDVLNEVEKSGRPAAAKVDAKRMIEGWRYAAVHAFIDRLLVGTDGSIWAEDPWVLEDDPRQYIVYDSTGVALARVVTPARVRVLRVSTTEVLGVWKYEDDVPHIRRWRIDRQSRSE